In one window of Methanolobus mangrovi DNA:
- a CDS encoding fibrillarin-like rRNA/tRNA 2'-O-methyltransferase has product MSVKELYRGIYELDIGDRKVLATKNIMPGLSVYGERLIVDDGIEYRQWDPSRSKLGAMVLKNFENPIEPDSAVLYLGAASGTTVSHVSDILTDGLVYAVEFSPRTMRDLIQLCDQRPNIIPILADANKPQSYAHIVEKADVIFQDVAQPNQAEIAAINSKYFLEEHGHLMLSIKSRSIDTVASPKKVFKEEVRKLESDFDIEFEVLQRKELDPFHEDHLGLVARMFVDDEE; this is encoded by the coding sequence ATGTCAGTTAAAGAGTTATATCGCGGTATCTATGAACTGGATATCGGTGACAGGAAGGTGCTTGCAACTAAAAATATCATGCCCGGCCTGAGTGTTTACGGTGAGCGTCTCATTGTTGATGATGGTATCGAATACCGCCAGTGGGACCCCAGCAGAAGTAAACTTGGAGCCATGGTGCTCAAGAACTTCGAAAATCCGATAGAACCTGATTCCGCAGTCCTCTATCTTGGTGCTGCCTCAGGAACAACAGTAAGCCACGTTTCCGACATACTAACGGACGGTCTGGTCTACGCCGTGGAATTCTCCCCACGCACCATGCGTGACCTTATACAGCTCTGCGACCAGCGCCCGAACATAATCCCGATACTGGCTGACGCCAACAAACCCCAGTCCTATGCACATATCGTGGAAAAAGCGGACGTCATATTCCAGGACGTAGCCCAGCCCAACCAGGCTGAGATAGCAGCCATCAACTCAAAATACTTCCTAGAAGAACACGGCCACCTGATGCTCTCAATCAAGTCAAGAAGCATCGACACCGTAGCCAGCCCAAAAAAGGTATTCAAGGAAGAGGTTCGTAAACTTGAAAGCGACTTTGATATCGAGTTCGAGGTACTGCAAAGAAAAGAGCTTGACCCGTTCCACGAGGATCATTTGGGTTTGGTGGCACGGATGTTTGTGGATGATGAGGAATGA
- a CDS encoding GerW family sporulation protein produces the protein MALEDLMKEVSAELERLVSTKTVVGEAMVVGDTTIIPVTKVSFGFGSGGGEGKKKGEEEGFGGGGGAGAKIEPVAFIVISPEGTRLMSVSGQADFGKLLESVPGLIDKIRSMKKSKKGNSCQDDSEPCEGTDESSED, from the coding sequence ATGGCACTTGAAGATCTTATGAAGGAAGTATCCGCAGAACTTGAAAGACTTGTGAGCACCAAGACCGTTGTCGGGGAAGCGATGGTTGTTGGAGATACCACCATTATTCCTGTCACCAAGGTTTCCTTTGGATTTGGAAGCGGTGGCGGCGAGGGCAAGAAGAAAGGTGAGGAAGAAGGTTTTGGCGGCGGCGGCGGTGCAGGCGCAAAGATAGAGCCTGTGGCATTCATAGTGATTTCCCCAGAAGGCACACGCCTGATGTCTGTATCCGGCCAGGCAGATTTCGGAAAATTACTGGAATCGGTTCCGGGACTTATCGACAAGATAAGGTCAATGAAGAAATCAAAGAAAGGCAACAGCTGTCAGGATGATTCAGAACCCTGTGAAGGGACAGATGAGTCTTCTGAAGACTGA
- a CDS encoding beta-ribofuranosylaminobenzene 5'-phosphate synthase has product MITIKSPSRLHLTLIDMNAQLGRVDGGAGISLASPHVLISAEKSDTIEVVGDSFLAERMLNAVKQILPEGEGISLKIEEDMLAHVGFGSGTQAALSAAAAVNELYDLGMSVRELAIAVGRGGTSGIGVASFEMGGFIVDGGHRFIDKGSFSPSSASRADPAPVLFRHDFPDWDIVLALPDTLGAHDAKEVNIFQQECPIPISEVQELSHIILMKMMPAIIEKDIESFGYCINHIQNIGFKKREVQLQHQVVRDVMTLMQDNGAYGAGMSSFGPAVFGIVDNNEDAAYLQEGVQELLDKTIGGRVIVTKANNTGAEIRRV; this is encoded by the coding sequence ATGATTACTATTAAGTCCCCATCAAGGCTCCATCTCACTCTTATTGATATGAATGCCCAACTTGGCAGAGTGGATGGTGGCGCCGGTATTTCTCTGGCATCACCCCATGTTTTGATATCTGCAGAGAAGTCAGATACTATTGAAGTGGTGGGTGACTCATTTCTTGCTGAAAGGATGCTGAATGCTGTTAAGCAGATACTTCCTGAAGGTGAGGGGATAAGTCTTAAGATCGAAGAGGATATGCTGGCTCATGTTGGTTTTGGTTCCGGAACACAGGCGGCTTTATCCGCGGCTGCTGCTGTGAACGAATTATATGATCTTGGCATGAGTGTAAGAGAGCTTGCTATTGCAGTGGGACGCGGCGGCACATCAGGAATTGGTGTAGCTTCATTTGAAATGGGTGGCTTCATTGTTGACGGTGGCCACAGGTTCATTGATAAAGGTTCATTTTCTCCATCATCTGCAAGCAGGGCAGACCCGGCTCCTGTGTTGTTCAGGCATGATTTCCCTGATTGGGATATAGTGCTTGCACTTCCTGATACCCTGGGAGCACACGATGCAAAAGAGGTCAATATATTCCAGCAGGAATGCCCGATTCCTATTAGTGAGGTGCAGGAATTGTCTCATATCATACTGATGAAGATGATGCCTGCTATTATTGAGAAGGATATCGAATCTTTTGGTTATTGCATTAATCACATACAGAATATTGGTTTTAAGAAGCGAGAGGTACAGCTTCAGCATCAGGTAGTGAGGGATGTGATGACACTGATGCAGGACAATGGTGCTTACGGCGCCGGTATGAGTTCATTTGGGCCGGCTGTTTTTGGTATAGTTGATAATAATGAGGATGCTGCCTATCTTCAGGAGGGTGTGCAGGAGCTTCTTGATAAAACAATAGGCGGCAGGGTTATAGTTACAAAGGCTAACAACACCGGTGCGGAAATAAGGAGGGTTTGA
- a CDS encoding NOP5/NOP56 family protein, giving the protein MQSVPVQRPDIREVALESGFVELDEDYDILLRDVCIRAAKSQISQTDTDDSRIIQAVEALDDIDKNVNELSERLFEWYGRYFPELEMTGEELARFISAYGSRANVPEEHVLSEKASTSMGAELSFIDEELLRALANNICSLYDTRRYIENYINTSMGSVAPNLCNITGASLGARLISMAGSLQKLAAFPSSTVQVIGANRALFKHLRSRAPSPKHGIIFNNPAIKNAPWWQRGKLARALASKISLAARTDFYSGELEPSIKEALEKKLEHIRNANPNPPKREPKPQPQGKGGKRTHRGKRKGGKR; this is encoded by the coding sequence GTGCAGTCTGTTCCGGTTCAAAGGCCGGATATCCGTGAGGTTGCTCTGGAGTCCGGTTTTGTCGAGCTTGACGAGGATTACGATATACTCCTGAGGGATGTGTGTATCAGGGCTGCAAAGAGCCAGATATCACAGACTGATACTGATGATTCAAGGATTATCCAGGCTGTTGAGGCGCTGGATGATATAGATAAGAATGTGAATGAACTCAGTGAGCGCCTTTTCGAGTGGTACGGAAGGTATTTCCCTGAGCTGGAAATGACAGGTGAGGAGCTTGCAAGATTCATTTCTGCCTATGGTTCACGGGCAAATGTGCCAGAGGAACATGTTTTGTCCGAAAAGGCATCAACTTCCATGGGTGCTGAACTTTCATTTATCGATGAGGAGCTTTTGAGAGCTCTTGCCAACAATATCTGCAGTCTGTATGATACCCGCAGGTATATCGAGAATTACATTAATACGAGCATGGGCTCGGTTGCACCGAACCTTTGCAATATCACAGGAGCATCTCTTGGTGCCCGTCTTATAAGCATGGCAGGAAGCCTGCAGAAACTTGCAGCTTTCCCGTCCAGCACGGTCCAGGTTATTGGTGCTAACAGGGCGCTTTTCAAGCATCTGCGCTCCCGGGCACCGTCCCCTAAACACGGTATTATTTTCAACAATCCGGCGATCAAGAATGCACCCTGGTGGCAGAGAGGAAAGCTTGCAAGGGCACTTGCTTCCAAGATAAGCCTGGCTGCAAGAACTGATTTCTATTCCGGTGAACTGGAGCCATCCATCAAGGAGGCCCTTGAAAAGAAACTGGAACACATAAGGAATGCCAACCCAAATCCACCAAAGAGGGAGCCAAAACCCCAGCCACAGGGCAAGGGCGGTAAAAGAACACACAGAGGCAAGAGGAAAGGAGGTAAGCGCTAA
- a CDS encoding DUF2953 domain-containing protein produces the protein MLSVLVVILLLIILAVLLVLFAAIDIVFEAKGSGTDIEHAVTVHWLLFSRLVSPKEDDDEDIPEEVKDAEKFVTEHVTKHFQKPKKEKKKKKTDMSFSEMVQAFRQLRSPVLRLLKGIIHSIRIPHAKVNVAFGFSDPAYTGMACGYVYALKGYLACHSENLVMQLEPDFVDSRLDLDMSGTVRVRLYRFISVILLFILNWEVLRFSWHFLIKKDSKKSSVNL, from the coding sequence ATGTTATCTGTTTTAGTGGTGATACTGCTTCTTATCATACTTGCTGTACTCTTAGTTCTGTTTGCAGCTATTGATATTGTTTTTGAGGCGAAGGGTTCCGGTACGGATATTGAACATGCGGTAACCGTACACTGGCTACTGTTTTCCAGGCTTGTTAGTCCGAAAGAAGACGATGATGAAGATATTCCAGAGGAAGTAAAGGATGCAGAGAAGTTTGTAACTGAGCATGTTACAAAACATTTTCAGAAACCAAAAAAGGAAAAAAAGAAAAAGAAAACAGATATGTCTTTTTCAGAGATGGTTCAGGCTTTCAGGCAACTGAGATCACCTGTGCTCCGGTTACTGAAGGGGATAATCCATTCCATCAGAATTCCTCATGCGAAGGTCAATGTAGCGTTTGGCTTTTCTGACCCTGCATATACCGGAATGGCATGTGGCTATGTATATGCGCTGAAAGGCTACCTGGCATGTCACTCCGAGAACCTGGTAATGCAACTGGAACCTGATTTTGTTGACAGCCGACTGGACCTTGATATGTCCGGAACTGTCAGGGTCCGGTTGTATCGTTTTATTTCTGTGATCCTGTTGTTTATTCTGAACTGGGAAGTGTTGCGTTTTTCATGGCACTTTTTGATTAAAAAGGATTCTAAAAAATCAAGTGTTAATCTTTAA